A genomic stretch from Deinococcus roseus includes:
- a CDS encoding helix-turn-helix domain-containing protein, whose translation MTQSRGTTQQVGSLLRAWRQRRRLSQMDLALEADISTRHLSFLETGRSQPSREMVLNLATHLNVPLREQNLLLTAAGYAPVFPERPLHDPALQAARKALDLILQGHEPYPALLVDRHWNLQAMNRAIPALLEGLPADLLHPPVNVLRLALHPEGLAPRIENLSAWREHLLERLKRQVVLTADAALIQLLTELQSYPAPARTRELAPFSDLAVPLKLRTPEGTLSFISTTTVFGTAVEVTLSELTLETFFPADAFTLQVLQNQQWKP comes from the coding sequence ATGACGCAAAGCAGGGGGACAACGCAGCAGGTGGGTTCTTTGTTGCGGGCGTGGCGGCAACGGCGCAGGCTCAGCCAGATGGATCTGGCCCTGGAAGCAGACATTTCGACCCGGCACCTGAGCTTTCTGGAAACCGGGCGCTCCCAGCCAAGCCGCGAGATGGTCCTGAACCTCGCCACCCACCTGAATGTTCCGCTCAGGGAGCAGAATTTGCTTTTGACCGCAGCAGGTTACGCTCCGGTGTTCCCTGAACGCCCCCTGCACGATCCTGCGCTGCAGGCGGCCAGAAAAGCCCTGGATTTGATCTTGCAGGGACATGAGCCTTACCCAGCCCTGCTGGTGGACCGGCACTGGAACCTGCAGGCCATGAACCGGGCGATTCCTGCCTTGCTGGAAGGTTTGCCCGCAGATCTGCTGCACCCTCCCGTGAATGTGTTGCGTCTGGCTTTGCATCCTGAAGGTCTGGCTCCTCGCATCGAAAACCTCTCTGCCTGGAGGGAACACCTGCTGGAACGCCTGAAACGTCAGGTGGTGCTGACCGCAGATGCTGCACTGATCCAGCTTCTGACCGAACTGCAGTCTTACCCTGCACCTGCCCGCACCCGAGAACTGGCCCCTTTCTCTGATCTGGCCGTGCCCCTCAAACTGCGCACCCCTGAAGGCACCCTGTCTTTCATCAGCACCACCACAGTGTTTGGAACGGCAGTGGAAGTGACCCTCTCGGAGTTGACCCTGGAAACCTTTTTCCCGGCGGATGCCTTCACGCTGCAGGTGCTGCAAAACCAGCAATGGAAACCCTGA
- a CDS encoding caspase family protein — translation MKRILTLTLSVLLLGFAGASNRALMVNISAYQDPTLDLPGNAHNVPLVTSLSQALGFQPADLQVLQNGQATREGVLNLLQDWTKQVQLQDQVLVYLSGRGTRLPVTGEGGVQLCQDVLVLPDQQTLPIQEVRRVLQQMPAGKVMLVLDTAFGDPLRRAVGILSMADEQPRSQFKPPLPGQPTCKAAETSSPSPVADPVAYLELGAASPQQTSWSTAHGGLFSRSLTEVVLQNPQITFEDLQPRVNNLMQRFTEQYGLPAQNPMLVLPAAWQNQSVRQPRLLTRTPMLQRTLKGHPDEVYAVAFSPDGKILAYTVDRYLFLAESGTGKVLRVLAGHSEEVDAVAFSPDGKQVLTGSSDRTAQLWDVQTGTHLKTFTGHRLAVEAVAFSPDGKQVLTGSSDRTAQLWDAQTGTSLKTFGGHDSRVFSVVFSPDGKQVLTTSDHVAHLWNAGTGAPLKTFIGHTDFVFAAVFSPDGKQVLTGSRDSTARLWDAATGAALKTFAGHTGVVYSVGFSPDGKQVLTAGEDHTVQLWDAVTGAALRVFAGHTGAVYSAAFSPDGKQVLTGSEDTTAQLWNADTGTSVNTLLGHKSAVNALGLGPDGRQLITASGLTALVWNTGTSTPFKTLSGHAGTVSWVGFSPDGKQVLTAGDYTLRLWDAQSGAALKTFAGHSDLISAATFSPDGKFLLSGSKDTTARLWSVNTRETLKIFAGHKQPITSVAFSPDGKQVLTGSEDSTARLWSVGTGETLKIFSGHTRPVRVVAFSPDGKQVLTGSEDRTLRIWNAQTGQQMAAYGVSSPHFRMGKNGTVLAHQDCMSLQHIQPSTGTVLNEFPLGDRCFGNFVVSDDGRTLITDSGQIQDASTLSVFGFADPTQGFFQDSAQATLSAPQQPADPILNTQATAPTKGLEKRVALVIGNANYQNASLLENPLRDAKLIAQQLKQAGFEVLLASNVTKNSFDQVIRQFRQALSDADVGLLYYSGHGLQVSGVNRMVPVDAQLKALQDVDFETVTVDFVLDQMDQEYVRTKLIILDACRTNPFLKNTRDLKNDGLAAMKASRGTLIAFATAPGMPAADGSGLNSPYARALGKHLLTPGLTVEQVFKRVRQDVLTETAGEQEPWENSSLLTDLYFVP, via the coding sequence ATGAAACGCATTTTGACCCTTACCCTTTCTGTTCTGCTGCTGGGCTTTGCGGGGGCCAGCAACCGGGCGCTGATGGTCAACATCAGTGCTTACCAGGATCCCACACTTGACCTTCCGGGAAACGCACACAACGTCCCCCTGGTCACCAGCCTTTCCCAGGCGCTGGGCTTTCAGCCTGCTGACCTGCAGGTTCTGCAAAATGGGCAAGCCACCCGGGAAGGCGTGCTGAACCTGTTGCAGGACTGGACAAAGCAGGTTCAGTTGCAGGATCAGGTGCTGGTGTACCTGTCGGGTCGGGGCACCCGGTTGCCTGTGACAGGTGAGGGGGGCGTGCAGCTCTGCCAGGACGTTCTGGTGCTGCCCGACCAGCAAACCCTGCCCATCCAGGAAGTCCGCAGGGTGTTGCAGCAGATGCCTGCCGGGAAAGTGATGCTGGTGCTGGACACCGCTTTTGGGGATCCCCTCAGGCGGGCCGTGGGGATCCTCTCCATGGCAGATGAGCAGCCCCGCAGTCAATTCAAACCCCCCCTGCCCGGTCAGCCCACCTGCAAGGCTGCTGAAACCTCCAGTCCGTCCCCGGTGGCTGATCCAGTGGCTTACCTTGAACTTGGCGCTGCTTCCCCTCAGCAAACCAGCTGGAGCACGGCCCATGGAGGGCTGTTCAGCCGCAGCCTCACAGAGGTGGTTCTGCAAAATCCCCAGATCACTTTTGAGGACCTGCAACCCAGGGTGAACAACCTGATGCAGCGCTTCACCGAACAGTACGGTCTTCCGGCCCAGAACCCCATGCTGGTTTTGCCTGCTGCCTGGCAGAACCAGAGCGTTCGACAGCCTCGCTTGCTGACCCGCACGCCCATGCTGCAGCGCACCCTGAAGGGACACCCGGATGAGGTGTATGCGGTGGCCTTCAGCCCCGATGGAAAGATCCTGGCTTACACCGTGGACCGTTACCTTTTTCTGGCCGAGTCTGGCACTGGAAAGGTCCTGCGGGTGCTGGCAGGACACAGCGAAGAAGTGGATGCGGTGGCGTTCAGCCCAGATGGAAAACAGGTCCTGACGGGGAGCAGCGACAGAACCGCCCAGTTGTGGGACGTGCAAACAGGAACCCACCTGAAAACCTTTACCGGGCACCGTCTGGCGGTGGAAGCGGTGGCGTTCAGCCCAGATGGAAAACAGGTCCTGACGGGGAGCAGCGACAGAACCGCCCAGTTGTGGGACGCGCAAACAGGAACCAGCCTGAAGACCTTCGGGGGGCACGACAGTCGGGTCTTTTCTGTGGTGTTCAGTCCAGATGGAAAACAGGTGCTGACCACCAGTGACCATGTGGCCCATTTGTGGAATGCTGGAACAGGTGCACCCCTGAAAACCTTCATCGGACACACTGATTTTGTTTTTGCAGCAGTGTTCAGCCCGGATGGCAAACAGGTGCTGACCGGAAGCCGGGACAGCACCGCCCGCCTGTGGGATGCTGCCACGGGAGCAGCCCTCAAGACTTTTGCGGGCCACACGGGTGTTGTTTATTCGGTGGGCTTCAGTCCAGACGGCAAGCAGGTGCTAACCGCCGGTGAAGACCACACGGTTCAACTCTGGGACGCTGTTACAGGTGCAGCCCTCAGGGTTTTTGCAGGACACACGGGTGCCGTTTATTCGGCGGCGTTCAGTCCCGATGGAAAACAGGTGCTGACCGGCAGTGAAGACACCACTGCACAGCTGTGGAACGCTGACACTGGCACTTCCGTCAACACCCTGCTGGGACACAAATCTGCAGTGAATGCCCTGGGTCTGGGTCCAGATGGCAGGCAGCTCATCACTGCAAGTGGCCTGACCGCGCTGGTGTGGAACACCGGCACCAGCACCCCCTTCAAAACCCTCAGTGGGCACGCAGGGACGGTGTCCTGGGTGGGATTCAGTCCAGATGGGAAACAGGTGCTCACCGCAGGAGATTACACGCTGCGCCTGTGGGATGCCCAGAGTGGAGCAGCCCTCAAGACTTTTGCAGGCCATTCAGATTTGATTTCGGCTGCGACCTTCAGCCCGGATGGCAAATTCCTGCTCTCTGGCAGCAAGGACACCACCGCCCGCCTGTGGAGCGTCAACACCAGAGAAACCCTGAAAATCTTCGCGGGCCACAAACAGCCCATCACCTCGGTGGCCTTCAGTCCGGATGGGAAGCAGGTGCTCACCGGCAGTGAGGACAGCACTGCCCGTTTGTGGAGCGTAGGCACCGGAGAAACCCTGAAAATCTTCTCTGGCCACACCCGACCTGTGCGGGTGGTGGCCTTCAGTCCCGATGGAAAACAGGTGCTGACCGGCAGCGAAGACAGAACCCTGCGCATCTGGAATGCCCAGACTGGACAGCAGATGGCAGCTTACGGGGTCAGCAGCCCCCATTTCAGGATGGGCAAAAACGGCACGGTGCTGGCCCATCAGGATTGCATGTCCTTGCAGCACATCCAGCCCTCCACCGGAACGGTTTTGAATGAATTCCCTCTGGGAGACCGTTGCTTTGGCAACTTCGTGGTCTCAGACGATGGCCGTACACTCATCACAGACAGCGGACAGATCCAGGATGCCAGCACCCTCAGTGTTTTTGGTTTTGCAGATCCCACACAGGGTTTCTTCCAGGACAGTGCCCAGGCCACCCTTTCCGCTCCACAGCAACCTGCAGATCCCATCCTGAACACCCAGGCAACAGCCCCCACAAAAGGGCTGGAGAAACGGGTGGCCCTGGTGATTGGAAACGCAAACTACCAGAATGCCTCCTTACTGGAAAACCCTCTGCGGGACGCCAAACTGATTGCACAACAGTTGAAACAGGCAGGATTTGAAGTGCTGCTGGCCAGCAACGTCACCAAGAACAGCTTCGATCAGGTGATCCGGCAGTTCCGACAGGCCCTCTCCGATGCAGATGTGGGACTGCTGTATTATTCCGGGCATGGCCTGCAGGTTTCTGGAGTGAACCGCATGGTTCCGGTGGATGCCCAGTTGAAAGCGCTGCAGGATGTGGATTTTGAAACCGTGACGGTGGATTTTGTGCTGGACCAGATGGACCAGGAGTATGTGCGCACCAAACTCATCATCCTGGATGCCTGCCGCACCAACCCTTTTCTCAAGAACACCAGAGACCTCAAAAACGACGGTCTGGCTGCCATGAAAGCCTCCAGGGGAACTTTGATTGCTTTTGCCACAGCGCCAGGCATGCCTGCTGCAGATGGCTCGGGCCTGAACAGCCCTTATGCCAGAGCCCTGGGCAAACACCTGCTGACCCCCGGATTGACGGTGGAGCAGGTGTTCAAACGGGTGCGTCAGGATGTGCTGACCGAAACCGCAGGGGAGCAGGAACCCTGGGAAAATTCCTCTTTGCTGACCGATCTGTATTTTGTGCCGTAG
- a CDS encoding ferric reductase-like transmembrane domain-containing protein gives MPARTAWVSYAATLGALLPLPVLFYDFWTGQLGANPLQRAEQQTGLLALVLLLLSLACTPLRLLASRLGTRLLWPARVRKTLGLTGALYALVHLGIYLLDRGPGLLDFLQDALKRPYITVGLTALLLLIPLVLTSRKDSVRKMGFVRWQALHRLTYLVGALGVLHFWWSVKKDHTESLMAAGVLLVLFALRFLKKTPQLKKQQEEKKFL, from the coding sequence ATGCCTGCCCGCACGGCCTGGGTGTCTTACGCAGCCACCCTTGGTGCCCTGCTGCCTTTGCCTGTGCTGTTTTACGACTTCTGGACCGGGCAACTGGGCGCAAACCCCCTGCAGCGTGCCGAGCAGCAAACCGGCCTGCTGGCCCTGGTTTTGCTGCTGCTCTCGCTGGCCTGCACCCCCTTGAGGTTGCTGGCCTCCCGGCTGGGCACCCGCTTGCTGTGGCCTGCAAGGGTGCGCAAAACCCTCGGGCTCACTGGAGCGCTGTATGCCCTGGTTCACCTGGGGATTTACCTGCTGGACCGGGGTCCGGGACTGCTGGACTTCCTGCAAGACGCCCTGAAACGTCCGTACATCACCGTGGGTCTCACCGCCCTGCTGCTGCTCATTCCCCTGGTGCTGACCAGCCGCAAAGACAGCGTGCGAAAAATGGGGTTTGTGCGCTGGCAGGCCCTGCACCGCCTGACTTATCTGGTGGGGGCGCTGGGGGTGCTGCACTTCTGGTGGTCCGTAAAAAAAGACCACACCGAATCCCTGATGGCTGCGGGCGTGCTGCTGGTGCTGTTCGCCCTGCGGTTTTTGAAGAAGACCCCCCAGTTGAAGAAGCAGCAGGAGGAGAAAAAATTTCTTTGA
- the msrP gene encoding protein-methionine-sulfoxide reductase catalytic subunit MsrP, whose translation MNPDDPQDNPQDNPSNPSSKLKTRREILRQGVLTTVGALGLATGLELLTRRPGMAAAAALAAPSKKIYQGPYDTSEPMSALEDITGYNNYYEFGVEKSDPARNAGKLKTRPWSVVIDGMVKKPQTVDIDTLQSWFPLEDRLYRMRCVEGWSLVIPWMGFPLAALLRRIEPTSKARYVKFTALADPKQMPGVKAGVLDWPYVEGLRLDEAMHPLTLLAVGLEGKILPNQNGAPLRLVVPWKYGFKNIKAITRITLTDKQPTTTWSLIAPDEYGFYANVNPKVDHPRWSQATERRIGELARRPTLPFNGYAEEVAHLYKGMDLRRYF comes from the coding sequence ATGAACCCAGATGACCCCCAGGACAATCCCCAGGACAATCCATCCAATCCATCCAGCAAACTCAAGACCCGCCGTGAAATCCTCAGACAGGGGGTGCTGACCACCGTTGGAGCCCTGGGACTGGCCACAGGTCTGGAACTGCTGACCCGCCGACCCGGAATGGCCGCCGCCGCCGCTCTGGCGGCCCCCAGCAAAAAAATCTATCAGGGCCCTTACGACACCAGCGAACCCATGAGCGCCCTGGAAGACATCACCGGGTACAACAACTACTACGAGTTTGGCGTTGAGAAATCCGATCCGGCCCGCAATGCCGGGAAGCTCAAAACCCGCCCCTGGTCGGTGGTGATTGACGGCATGGTCAAAAAACCCCAGACCGTGGACATCGACACCCTGCAAAGCTGGTTTCCGCTGGAAGACCGGCTGTACCGCATGCGCTGTGTGGAAGGCTGGAGTCTGGTCATTCCCTGGATGGGCTTTCCGCTGGCGGCGCTGCTGAGGCGCATTGAACCCACCTCCAAAGCCCGTTACGTGAAATTCACTGCGCTGGCTGACCCCAAACAGATGCCCGGGGTCAAGGCAGGTGTTCTGGACTGGCCTTACGTGGAGGGCCTCAGGCTCGATGAAGCCATGCACCCCCTCACCCTGCTGGCTGTGGGTCTGGAAGGCAAAATCCTGCCCAACCAGAACGGTGCCCCCCTCAGGCTGGTGGTGCCCTGGAAGTACGGGTTCAAGAACATCAAGGCCATCACCCGCATCACCCTCACCGACAAGCAACCCACCACCACCTGGAGTTTGATTGCCCCCGATGAGTACGGCTTTTATGCCAACGTCAACCCCAAAGTGGACCATCCGCGCTGGAGCCAGGCCACCGAGCGCCGCATTGGAGAACTGGCCCGCAGGCCCACCCTGCCCTTCAATGGCTACGCCGAGGAGGTCGCCCACCTGTACAAAGGCATGGACCTCAGGAGGTATTTCTGA
- a CDS encoding LLM class flavin-dependent oxidoreductase translates to MTPHPRKIGFLTFGHWQAARGSHTPTAQDALLQTIELAAEAERIGLDGAFLRVHHFGKNLSAPFPLLSAMAARTRRIELGTAVIDMCYENPLAMAEEAAIADLISGGRLQLGLSRGSPEPAYHGYEAFGYHAQDGKTIADLAREKTEQFRAAIQGAGVVPADAGNRPSAGLLTVQPQAPGLANRIWWGAGTRDTATWVGEQGMHLMSSTLLTEDTGVPFGELQAEQIALFRQAWKKAGHAGEPRVSVSRSVLPITSDFDRALFGQDSNRDQVGILDGSRSRFGRSYSGEPDRIAEELRQDPAVQAADTLLLTVPNQLGVEYNSRMLQTIARHIAPALDWRPAAEALTRV, encoded by the coding sequence ATGACCCCTCATCCCAGAAAAATCGGCTTCCTGACCTTCGGTCACTGGCAGGCCGCCCGTGGATCCCACACCCCCACAGCACAGGACGCATTGCTGCAAACCATCGAACTGGCCGCAGAAGCAGAACGCATTGGACTGGATGGAGCCTTTTTGCGGGTCCACCACTTTGGCAAAAACCTCTCTGCGCCCTTCCCCCTGCTGTCTGCAATGGCCGCCCGCACCAGACGCATCGAACTGGGAACGGCCGTGATCGACATGTGCTACGAGAACCCCCTTGCCATGGCCGAAGAAGCCGCCATTGCTGACCTGATCAGCGGCGGCAGATTGCAACTCGGACTGAGCAGGGGTTCCCCCGAACCGGCCTACCACGGCTATGAAGCCTTCGGGTACCATGCCCAGGACGGAAAAACCATTGCAGATCTGGCCCGCGAGAAAACCGAGCAATTCAGGGCTGCCATTCAGGGGGCAGGGGTGGTTCCTGCAGATGCTGGAAACCGTCCCTCTGCAGGCCTGCTGACCGTCCAGCCCCAGGCTCCAGGGCTTGCAAACCGCATCTGGTGGGGCGCAGGCACCCGTGACACCGCCACCTGGGTGGGCGAGCAGGGCATGCACCTGATGAGCTCCACCCTGCTCACCGAGGACACCGGGGTGCCTTTCGGGGAACTGCAGGCCGAGCAGATCGCACTGTTCCGGCAGGCCTGGAAGAAAGCCGGACACGCTGGAGAGCCGCGCGTGTCGGTGAGCCGCAGCGTGCTGCCCATCACCAGTGACTTTGACCGTGCCCTGTTCGGACAGGACAGCAACCGGGACCAGGTGGGCATCCTCGATGGGTCACGTTCCCGTTTCGGACGCAGCTACAGCGGCGAACCCGACCGCATCGCTGAAGAGTTGCGTCAGGATCCTGCAGTGCAAGCCGCAGACACCCTGCTTTTGACCGTGCCCAACCAGCTCGGGGTGGAATACAACAGCCGCATGCTGCAAACCATTGCCCGGCACATCGCACCTGCCCTGGACTGGCGTCCGGCAGCAGAAGCCCTGACCAGGGTTTAA
- a CDS encoding sensor histidine kinase, with translation MNRKRGLSVRLKLTLSYAGFLMLAGALLLAIVWVFLLRYVPEKTYIQPWQPDLLEKDGRIRPGLPFIPNRSDLARAFLPKAYAVLGFLLFFGVLGGWFLAGRMLAPLTLITQATRRAATGALSHRIRLEGPADEFRELADSFDAMLAQLEAHVAEQQRFAANASHELRTPLAIMQTLLEVARKNPQLDPLDLVERLQTVNARAIRLTEALLLLSRADQRSFHREHVDLSLLAEEANETLLPLAEKRGVTLETSGDMAFTTGSPARLLQLVMNLMHNAIVHNLPEGTVWVTTGVDAAGVRIVVENTGEVLAAERVSMLSEPFLRGNERVASDHAGVGLGLAIAGSITRAHDGKLSLAPRREGGLCVTVQLPASPSHLVT, from the coding sequence GTGAATAGAAAAAGGGGCCTGAGCGTTCGCCTCAAACTCACCCTCAGTTATGCGGGGTTTTTGATGCTGGCGGGGGCATTGCTGCTGGCCATCGTGTGGGTGTTTCTGCTGCGCTACGTTCCGGAGAAGACCTACATCCAGCCCTGGCAACCTGACCTTTTGGAAAAAGACGGTCGGATTCGTCCTGGACTTCCGTTCATCCCCAACCGTTCGGATCTGGCGCGGGCTTTTCTGCCGAAAGCCTACGCGGTGCTGGGGTTCCTGCTCTTTTTCGGGGTGCTGGGTGGGTGGTTTCTTGCCGGGCGCATGCTGGCCCCCCTGACCCTGATCACCCAGGCCACCCGCCGGGCTGCCACGGGTGCCCTCTCCCACCGCATCCGGCTGGAAGGCCCAGCAGATGAGTTCCGGGAGCTTGCCGACAGTTTTGATGCCATGCTTGCACAACTCGAGGCACACGTTGCCGAGCAGCAGAGGTTTGCTGCCAATGCCTCCCACGAACTGCGCACCCCTCTGGCCATCATGCAGACCCTGCTGGAAGTGGCCCGCAAGAATCCACAGCTTGATCCCCTTGATCTGGTGGAGCGCCTGCAAACCGTCAATGCCCGTGCCATTCGCCTCACAGAAGCCCTGTTGCTGCTCAGCCGTGCCGATCAGCGGTCTTTCCACCGGGAGCACGTTGACCTGTCCCTCCTTGCAGAAGAAGCCAACGAAACGCTCCTTCCCCTCGCAGAAAAACGCGGGGTCACCCTGGAGACCTCGGGCGACATGGCGTTCACCACCGGTTCACCTGCCCGGCTCTTGCAACTGGTCATGAACCTCATGCACAACGCCATTGTCCACAACCTGCCCGAAGGCACCGTGTGGGTCACCACCGGCGTTGATGCGGCTGGGGTGAGGATTGTTGTTGAGAACACCGGCGAGGTGCTTGCTGCAGAACGGGTGTCGATGCTTTCAGAGCCTTTTTTGCGCGGAAATGAACGGGTGGCCAGCGACCATGCTGGGGTCGGTCTGGGTCTGGCCATCGCAGGGAGTATCACGCGGGCACACGATGGAAAGCTCAGCCTTGCTCCCAGAAGGGAAGGCGGGCTCTGCGTCACGGTGCAGCTTCCCGCCTCTCCATCCCATCTGGTCACATGA
- a CDS encoding response regulator transcription factor has protein sequence MRVLIVEDEADLAAAIQHGLRLEAMAADIAGEGHTALELLNINSYDIAILDRDIPGPSGDEVARRIVASGSGMPILMLTAASRLDDKASGFELGADDYLTKPFELQELVLRLRALDRRRAHSRPPVLELLGLRLDPFRREVYREGRYVALTRKQFAVLEILVAAEGGVVRSEDLLHQAWDENADPFTNAVRITVSALRKRLGEPWLISTVPGVGYRMGTSPEPVPAELEGE, from the coding sequence ATGCGAGTGCTGATCGTGGAGGATGAAGCTGACCTGGCAGCCGCCATCCAGCATGGCCTACGCCTGGAAGCCATGGCTGCCGACATTGCCGGAGAGGGTCACACCGCCCTGGAACTGCTGAACATCAACAGCTACGACATTGCCATACTGGACCGCGACATTCCCGGACCTTCCGGGGACGAGGTGGCAAGGCGCATTGTTGCGTCAGGCAGTGGCATGCCCATCCTGATGCTCACCGCAGCCAGTCGGCTGGACGACAAGGCTTCCGGGTTTGAACTTGGCGCAGACGATTACCTCACCAAGCCTTTTGAGCTGCAAGAACTGGTGCTGCGGCTCAGGGCCCTGGACCGCAGGCGTGCCCACAGCAGGCCCCCGGTGCTGGAACTGCTGGGACTGCGTCTGGACCCGTTCCGCCGGGAAGTTTACCGGGAGGGCCGTTATGTCGCCCTGACCCGCAAGCAGTTCGCGGTGCTGGAAATTCTGGTGGCTGCGGAAGGCGGGGTGGTCCGTTCCGAAGACCTGCTGCACCAGGCCTGGGATGAGAACGCTGACCCTTTCACCAATGCCGTGCGGATCACGGTTTCTGCCCTGCGCAAACGGCTCGGTGAACCCTGGCTGATTTCCACGGTGCCCGGGGTGGGTTACCGCATGGGCACTTCCCCGGAACCAGTACCTGCGGAGCTGGAGGGTGAATAG